TCACAGAGTGAGGAAGGGAAGACCGCTTGAAGTGCGAAGGTTCGAAGGTTTGGGCAATAGGTGATAGTGGCTTGATGCCCAACAGGATGGAATCTCCTCTGACTGAAGGTGCAGCCCAGGTACGCTAGGGGGCAGTGTTGTTCAAACCAGCCATTCAGACAAGACTGGATGTCTAAGTGCACATTTCTGAAATGAGATGTGTACTCATCACGGCGAAAGGTGTGACCGCACATGTAGTTAAAAGCCGAGCTGTTTCTGTTGTGTCTTCGGGTCACACATTCACTCTGAATCTGCACATGCAGGCCCTGGGGTCTGTCTGCCACGAGGTCAGCCAGAGAATCATCCTCTTTGaatggagcagaggagaagtTGTAGGTCTGTGTGCCTAGATCTACATATAGACCTTCAGTCCCAACACTCTCTGAGATGACGTGCCCCCTAAACTCTTTCTCCAAGGAGCACAATAAAGTGGCGGTAACCTCATCGTTTTTTGGAAGGTCTTCCATGGACAATCCTAAATCTGATGTGTCCACACTTTGGTGTGCTCTTTTAGGTTTACGAGAAGGATTTTTTATTAAATGGCTGCGCTTAGGTTTGTAGCTTGTTGGAACAGTGAATGAGTGAAGAGTTTGTACCTCAATGGGCTCCAGATTTCCATAAACAAAGTCCCTCTCTCTGGGGGTACAAGCAGCAAGCTGACCAAAATTAATGAGCATGCTTCCGTTGTGTGCCAGATACATGTTGTATTCAGCGATGTTAACCTCTTTGCCTAACCTCTCTAAGACACCATCTTCCCATGGAGCCAGGCCAGTTCTCGATAGATCGACACCCGTGGCACCATTCTCTTGGCTGACAGGTGACTCTCCAGGTTCTTCCCGACAGTTGGTTGCATCACAGTCTTCTTTTTTCTCATCCCTTTTCCGAGATTTTGGCTTCTTCTCCAGGTTTTTAACAGTTTGGTTACACCCCTGCATTTCCTTTTTAAATATTCCTTCCCAGGAACTGTAGTTTTCAATACCTTCCACATCCTTCTTCTTGGCCAGGGCATACCTTTCCTCTTGGCTAAATCCGTTCACCTCTCCATTGCTGCCAGTCTCGGTCAGTTGATCTATATTAAAATAATTTCCATCTCCATTTTCAGAGCTCACACCCCCAGTGGCCATATCTAGGAGGGCAGGCTCTTCAACTTTATTGGTGAATTCAGGGAATATGTTCTTCATTTTCATGGATTTAAAGAGCTGTTCCTGGTCCCTGAGTGCAATAGCCACATCCAGACTCAGTTTTCCATCAGACTTTGGGTCAGTCAGGACATTTCTGTAGAAGGTAGTGTCTGTTTCTGACACTGGCCAGCGGTTCCATTGCTGAGAGCAGCTTACAACACTGGCTGGACAGACCTCCAGGTGTTTAGCCAGCTTGTGGCGTTGCATAGAAGAGGGGCAGCCATTTTCTGCATTGAGGCAGGGTACATTCTTATTGGGGCAAAGTAACTGGTGCTCTTCCTCCTTGCACAAGTGAAAGACTGCCCCACACTGAAGGTGGCACTTGATGACCACACATGAGACAGATATCTCCACTGGGACTTGACAGTGAATGCTGTAGCACTTGTCACAGTGCCTGTGCTGTCCTGCGGGTGTCTTTCTGTTTTTCACCTTTAGAGATAGAAGTCATACCTCAATACAAAATGTTAAATCACTCAAAACACAAAGTTAATGAGAAGCATTGTTGAGAAGGATGCTTCACTTTCATTTTCATCCACTATAACAAAATAGCTTTAATCTTCTAAAAAGCACTTTTGAACTGTAGCTGAGAGGGATTACATGCATGGAGATAAAACATCAAAAACACTCACCATGTCACCAACAGATGTACTCCGATTTTTGAACCATCAAGAATAATATCAAACTCAACAAACTGAAATCAATCAAAATTTGTTTACAGTACAATGAAAACAAACAGAGAACAGGAAAAGTTCATTCACCATTGTCCCCATTCAACATGAGAAAAATGATCTATGTACTAAAAGAGTATACAGTGACACAGTTTTAACACAAACATCAATTTTAATAAAATCACGAATAAAGTAAAATTTCAGATAGACATCTGTACAATTTTCCATCAATGGTCTCTTACCTTTTGTTTATTACCTATTGTTTCTCTTCAGGTCTGTCAGCTTGTGTTTCTGTGCACCTCTGAATACCTCTCTCCTATGTCTGGGTGATATATATAGCCAGTGGGGAGTTGTAGACAAGCCACTGGGACAGGGCAGCCCTTCGACAAAGCCTCTAACAGGAAAGGTCAAGTTACGGTCTCCCTTATTACTGGAATGGTTTAGTACTGTTAATGAGGCAAATCTATGAGTATTTGCTTTTATTTTATCTGCATGCTATGTTTACAAATGAGAAATTGTGCAAATATAGATTCTACCTGAGGGTTTTGGATTATCAACATGTTTAGTTTTCATAGAGATAGTGTTAGGTATATAAattaacaatttaaaaaaattccAGTAGGTGTCGGGAGTGGACCATGGATACATTTGGACTCATTATTCTCCATGTCCACCAGTCACATGTCACAAAAATGGTATCCAAGTCTGGACTTTTCTGAATCTGTAATagtttaaaatgtttatttttgagaGGTATAATTCCCTTAACACATATGAACAAGCACAAGAACAGTGGTTGGTGTGCCCTCTGCCATTCTTAGATGATTTGTAGAAAATTAAAAAGGTCCTTAGGAATTATAGACTTGAACTTTCTCACGATTTGAACTATAATGTCACTTGTAGCTGATAATAACCTTGGACAGCTGCCAAACGCAACTGCATGGTGTTCTCTACAGTAGGATCTCAAATCAGTATTTATCTCATTGTGATGagaatttgatttgaaatggaaaATAACACACTTATTGTCTCATTACCATGACAATAATTGACCAGCTGAGACTGGTGTATTGAATCTTTAAAATAGAGTCCAAAATCTTCAAACGACATGCAATCAAATGTACTCATTGTAAAGACACTTATTCAGAGCGATTTTGTGTTGTCCACAAACAAGCTCTCAGCACTATTCTTTTATTAAAATGTGCTGTGTATTTTTTACTGAATTAGTTTTCTTGCAAAGACCAGATTGGATTTTTTACATAGACACATTACACATTTTAACATCGTCTTTCAGTCCTTTCTTGAACCGAGGCTGCAATAGATAGTTCAGAAAGATGTTACACTCATTTCTGACCCCAGACACTTGCTTTTTATGAGGATGAGAATAAAGGGTCCAACCATTTCAATTTTATGTAACATTTTATTACATGctgttccttttttttttttagctatTCCCTCCAAGTCATTTCTCAAGCATGTCAAGAACTGGGGGAGGAGAAAATTGAGAAATGACAATTGGAGATGACCTGGTAAAACCTGCATCTTATTATAAGGTCAGCTGTGGGTGCAATGCCAGTTTTACAAATAGTATTACAATTATAAATCTCGAAAGAGCATTACTGGTGCCCATTGACAGTCCTGGTCATCTCAATCGAATACCATCCACTACCTGTGGAAAAGCCTGCTTCTCATATACATGCAGATGTTTATGGTCACATAAATTTAGCTTCACACCTTTCTGAACCCAATATCCTGCatttaatttaaaaagtaaTTAAACCCAGCTTGTAATGATGCTTTTACAGCTATTGCAACTTAATTAGGATGGAGACTTTATAGGGTCCCTCTAGGGCAGGGAACTTTGTCAAATTGTGCTATATTAATGGAGGAATGCAGTGAAGCACAACATAGCCTGGAAAATTGTAAGTGTGGCTTTTGACAGAACTTGTTTATACCTTGGGACCAGCTACAAGAATGTTTTTTTACCCAGAAAAAGTTGTATCAACATGCTGTTCTTTCAGTCGCTGCTCTATTCCAGGCTAACAATAAATAAAGCCTAATAAAGTCAATAATAACTAATAAAGCCAACATTATTTTGATTCTTTGAGTCGTGTCACATGATCAGTCTTTTGAAACTGGACCTGCCCAGTACATCAGTTTTCTCCTAACTTGTTTACATGTTCTGTGTAACTGTAAATAATATCAGGGCAATTTGTTTGTACTTTGAAGCTGCAATGCACACTTTTGTATTTTAATTGAAGAAAATATTCAATAtacaatattttttaaatattgtagtttttgtaagttttctcttttttggggggattaTTGGCACAATTTACAGCAGTTGCAGCGACTTGTCTCCTTTTTCTTACTCACTATTCTTTTTAATAATAGATACTTTTATCTgggactgacagagagacaacCAAATGTCATACTGCAAACCTTGATATAGATAATTTCTCTGCTTGTGGTGAAGGTATAATAGACCTGtatgtgtctgctgttgtgtagcCAAGTGATAAGGACCAGTCACAGATAAGAGACTGGGAACATGCCCATGGAATACCATGCCTGTGGCTAAGCATTACCAAAAAATAAATGCATCTAGTTTACAGTTTAATAATAAGCCTCAgttgtgcatgtgggtgtgtactgtatgtgttaatACATTTCGACATAGTCGAAGACCAATGATAAAAATCTCTCACACTGTGTGATACTGAGGCCAAACACAAGTTGTAACAATGACATAATTATGAATGACTTGGATGGATGGGGTTTCTTACTCCAGCAAAGGAGAGCCCTATACTAAGTGTAAACGAACCTTGACAACTCTGTAAGTACAGCTAAAAGTGGACATACAAAGTGAAGAGAAATGCCCTTAATGAGAGACTAATGATATTGATTCCATCTAATTGCAAATACTTGATTTATTGTACCTCCATAGACAACTCAATTCCCTTTTCAACACATTTGATCAAGTCTTACATGGCTTCTTTCACACAATCTATCAACAGGTCAAAAGGCAGATAGATGAATGTCTTCAGCCTTGCCCGAGACACTTTCAAGACAAaccattgtgggtgtcaaatcaGTTTCAAATATGTTTCACACTGTCTATATAATCTAAATCAAACAATATCACTAGACAGTGACAGCAGAAGGTGTAGTAACAAGAATCCCTGTCTTCCAACAACTATTACCACTCTCTCCTTCCGTTATTAGAAGATCGTGGACACACCATCTCCAGAGCCTCGGGGTTCAGACATGCATGTCTTGCCACTGCTCTCCAATTACCATCCCTCATGTTTACCTCTGGACCAGACTTATCTCTCTCAGCATGCTCCCGTCTCGCTCTCCCTGAGCCCAGGCCTGTAGCCTCTCCTTTGAGGGAAGGGGTGTGGTCGAGCTACACTACCCATGGGGATCTGGCACTCTCATGCACCATTAGCTGCCATGTCCCCGGTGGACGATGACAAATGTATGCACTGCTGGGCTACTGCTGCAGCAGCAGACATCTGAATAGCGACCATGTGTAAGACCATGTCCTCACTGAGATTGGAGGTAagactgaactgcatcattggAGGAGACTTTGAATGGCGGTCATGGATTGTTTATTATGTACTGTGGGTCAACTTACCATGtatggtacacacacagcattcttCATTAAAGTCTGGGCATGCAGCTGTCCTGTTTTGCATGGCAAAGATAATATTTGTATGTAATTGTTCATGCTCAGGCTCACAACATGAATATAGCCCAGTGCTGTTGGTTATGATAGGTGTTGTATATCTGTTGCTGTATGCACTGTATGTGTGGAGGTATAGCACTGTGGAAACCAGTAAAACTGtctggaggggtgagacagaatCCTGAGGGAAATCATCGGGGTTTACTCCCTGTCAGACAGCCAGGCCTGTAGTTCCAAATGGGAGGAATGAGGGAGAAAATGCTCAGGTCACTGCTGCAATATTGATTACCAATGGAAgatgtctttctctccatctgtctctcactctctttctctaactccctgtttctctctctctctttagacatttaacatttatttcctgttgcatcaataaataaaaaggTTACTCAAGGGTTACTGAAAGAATAGGTTGTATCTCCCTAATAGCAATACCCCCTAATGTTTGAGTTTTCAATACGCTAGTTTTTTGGCATCCAATGTGTAAAATGATGGATAGGATCAGCAATATGAATGACAGTTTGCTGCGAACAAAGCAGAAGTTATCTAATTTGTCTGTCTGTTGCACGGCTCAGACCACGTTTATGAGGCATAAATCTGAGGGCCTGGTGGGGTGTTTATTGAAGTCCTGAACCCTTTTTCCTCTCATTAAATTGATTCATGGACTCAATAAGCTGGGCACAGGCAGCAGGTGTGAATGTCGGCATGAGTGTAGGGCTGGGTGGCATCCATCACCTTGATCAGGCATCTTCAGCTGTATGCTGGCAGGTTCcccacagagcagagcagagctggcCGAACGACCCCCTTGCACATCTTTAACTCAGGGTCACACATCCACGTGCACCAACTGCTGAATCAAGTTCTTTCAGCAAGGTACAGTGGTCTGTTTGGAGGTTAAACTGTCTGCTTAATAACTTGTCACACGGAGGTATCAAGCATCTGATTACTATTCTGTATTTATCACGTCTTTTGCCAAATGGGGCTAGTCTTAGCACTAAGTCTAaacctcatttacatttagtcatttagcagacgctcttatccagagcgacttacagtaagtacagggacattccccccgaagcaagtagggtgaagtgccttgcccaaggacacaacgtcattttgcacggctgggaatcgaactggcaaccttcagattactatcccgactccctcaccactcagccatctgactccacgtcacactcccccctcatccatccACACTTCAATACAAAAGCTTAACTGTGGCAAAACGTACACATATCATTACATACAGTTCTCAACTTGAAGTCTTACTGCTATCAAAGTGGTCAGAAAGCTTCTCATCTTATCTCCTCTTGTCTTGCTTTTCTTTCCATTATCACCAGTTAGCAATCTGTGACACTTTGGACATAGTTGGCTCCTTGGAAAAGAGATACATTTTCACCTCCAAGTGTAACACTTTAAAGTGCAAAGTAAAGGGAGTCTGTTGGGAGAGTAACATTGCCAAAAAAACAGGGAGTTTTTAGAAAAATATTTGCTTTAAGGAGTAGCCATTCCATTAAAACAATTAGCCATTTTTGAGTTATCACAAACTCATGGATCAGGTATGTTCCCTGACAAATCCACATTGTGAAACGTGTCTGTCATAGTCCAGTAAATATAACATCTTTCATAGCATACACATCTTTACAAGATGTTGTCCAGGATGATACATACTTACAGGGTACTGATGAAAAAGTATTGATGTGACTGCAAGAAGTATTACGTTTGAATCATTCTGGTCTAATACGAGATGTGAGAACAGAAAAGCCTTGTGGGTCCCCTTTGTATAGTTTAAGAGGAGCCAAAGAATAGGGAGGCCCTTGAATGGAAAATGTCTTGTTAAtactctgctaaatgaatgccaTTATTGACTCAAACACTTGACTCATCAACTGATCAAGTTGAAATTGAAGTTAGCCATTGTTTGGCCTTTCATGCAATGTTTCAACTGCAATACAGAAACAGTAGTGGAAAGCACACACTCCTCAAACTCCAAGGAAAATATTGTGCAAGataaaaacattgtaaaaaCTTTACTTCAATGTTACATTAACTACTGTGTAACTATAGTAATAGCTATAATGACAGCATATGTACTACATTGGAACTATAGTTCATATGTATTCTATATGAGCtgatgtgtactgtagtgtataGTAATTCCTATGAATCTACAATGAAGTgccatggtagttaatgtaacctttatGTAAAGTGTCTTAAAAAAATCTTTGAAGAATATGATACTGATGAACTGGGCTACATCACATTTTAAACACCATCATTTATTTAGTCAAAATTATCAAGCATTCAGCGGTTAGATAGCACATTTGAATTAAATGTTTTATGAGTGTATCAATATTTATGCAATTTCTAATATAATTTCAGTCTGCAAATCCAGAATTTTGAAAATCAGCAATGTTCGTTAAATGTGAAGCCATAAAGAACTGGCCTAAGCATTCCCAGTCAACCTTCAAGCAAACCCATTCATAGTGATGAAAAGTGAAAAGTAGCCTGTCTAATGATCCAACAGGTCAAGCACACTTACAGATGATCCAGCAGCCTCTGTAAACTGTGCATATATAGTTGATTGAGTAAATCTTATGAAAAAGATAAACATAAAGTTAGTGCAAGTGAGTAAAAAGGTTGTCCTCTCTCTCAAATGCCTCATCTCTCATCCCAGTAAGTGTAACATAAATGTCTGTGTGACCATTATGGTTATTGATGGCTGTGATGGGGGTCATTATACATGCTGTGGGCTGCATATGCTCTTCCACTGCTCTTGACTGTCTAGTGGGCTTCAGAGGACTCCCAGAAGGACGAGTGTCTAGACTCCTATTCTTACAGTATCCATTCCCCCTTTTTAAGTGTGATTATGTTGTGCACACAATTCCTTATATTGTATGCGGCTGCATAAGCAATTTCTTACAATCCCATCAATGCTTTGATTTCTGCACTATTCTTGCTGTTGACTACTCTTGTTGATGTACTCTTTGGTGTACACAGCTGCACACAATGATAGTGCCATCTAAGTGGGATGGAAATCTTTGAGTCTTCTGAGTATAAGCCTCCAGACTTTAAGAATAATTTAAAATAACATTGATTACATACAGGATATTGcaataaatacatacagtacaatgtAAAAAATAGTAATTAAACAAATATTTCCTGAATTCCTTACTTTAAATGCTCAGTATCCTCAACTTTCGTGATAATGGCCTCCTAATGACTTGTCTTTTGCTCAAACTACTAACAATTGCAACTTTTCAGTTaaagaaggttcatacaaatatGTCAACACATTAGCAGAGCCAAAGACATACTGTGGCAATGCTTTTCTCCTTCCCTATTGAAATCTGTCAGTTTATATGAAATGCTAATTGTTTGGTCCATTTGGTCTAGTATGGGAATCTGTAATGCATCTCCAGTCTAACAACTTTCTGTGGTTTGACATTTGGTTTTGGTAGGATAGTGCCCAGACCTAACGTCACAACAACTTTTGGCTATGCCAATGCAGCCCATTGTATGTTTGAGTGTTTTGTCTAAATTAATTTGGTGTTAAGAGATTATTTGAAAACTAAATGAAGGAGTCACTTACTGAAAGCATTTTCAGAGAgtgaaaataatattttattCAGTAATGGGTCACTGCAAACAATGTCTTTGACTGGCTACTTTCATGGTTCCTGATCTCCAGACACTTGTTCTGTACACACAGAAAAGACATAGCAATTTCAAGCTACATTTAGCGGCAATAACTTAAAATGTCCGTTATGTAGTTGTGAGTGAGGCCTGTTTAAAAAGGGATTTGCTGATGTTCCCAGagcgtctgtttgtgtgtgttcaaggaGCAATTTCTTTTCTACTGATTGAGACGTCAAAGGTGAGGAACCCAAGGCAGACTAATGGATACCGCTTGACTGTGGGAGAAAAGGGCTATTTCAATCTGTAAGGCTGTAAGAAAAAGGCAATGTGCGTATTACTTAACATTTTTTCAAACAGCTATGCTTTCTCATGGCGGTGAAAATATGCTTATGCGCTTCTATCCACTTTTCAGAGACAGTTAGATAAGCCTCTGAGCCTTATTAAAAAATGCATTTTTGGGATTTGACAGAATCAATTGCAATATGGTGTGTCCTCTGGCATGTCCTTGGAACATTTGTCTATGGGATAAAAACTAGGACTGCAGTCAAATAAAGTTGCGATTTGGAATAGTGAAACAGAGGTGTTAGTTGTCAGAAGAATTACTCATTTGTGGTACCAAGGACTCTACAGAGTTATATTCACACTTAATATTTGGTGGATTCACACTCCCCCAGgtttcccacctcctcctcatgtaTGTTCACATCCAACTGTTAATAAGATGTGTGAATCGCTGTTTGGGAGCATCTTACTCAACTCCCTGCCAATTTTGTACAATTACAtagacatatacagtatattcttCATATAGATGTTAATGaaagcataaacacacaaaagGATATCTTATCTTTTATGAATTTATGGATGAATAAATGTGATGCACTTCATGTAATCCTTGCATTTATTCAAGTATACTTGTGTGCTATCAGCAATTACTCTCCTCGGTTTGTAAGAACACAAGTATACAAAAATATTAGTCAGAGAAAATTGCGGCCATGTCTCTAAAAAGGCCTTTCCATCAGGCTCATATCTAGAAGGAGCAAGTATACAGGATATTGCCCTAAGAGGCTCAAGGCAGTTTGATTTAACTGCCAGGAGTTtgtgaggctggagaaggtcaTCAATAACTTAATAATGAATATGTGAATGGTTGTAGATTAGACCTAACCTTCCATACGTTGTTTGTGTTGATGAAATGTCATTTATATCGACAACAAGCCAACTCTCATTTTATATACGATTATGGTGATATTCTCTTACATGCACCTGCTTGTTACGAACCCCCTTTAAATGTGCCAATAGgtgttcaatgttctttttgtgtttgtctctctctacctctctttctttcaggtGTGTCTGTTCGTGCCTATTCATTCGGAATCCCCTCATAGCTGTCGCTGTAAGCTGTCTACAATGGCATCCAGGTAAAACTGACTTTGGCATGTCAGTCATAGTTGACACTGCAACGTGGTGAACAAGACAATATTCTAGCAAATGAGGGGGTGCTTGGTTGCACTCTTCTACCAAATTCTGCATAATTTCTTATGAAATTCATTAAGATATCACAGTAACTGAAATGTTTTTTGTATCTTGTTGATTTACGAGATATCAGGCTCATTATAAAGTAGGAAGACAGTATTGACAGCTCATAAAGTAGACAATGCTTCATGTTTGCTCTTTATTTATATCTACAGGGATGTTACATTTAGGGATGCAGTTGATTTGTGAGGTCTTCCACCGAGTGGCAGATTTATCTCTCTTTATTTACAGTACATTGTGGTGCACCTACTTCCTTGCTCAGTGAAGGGGAATGGTCCAGTAGTGTTTGCACATGTAATACCAACAGACTGTGTGCAAACACAATTAGAGGACACAGCATTTTTCTATTGTGCATAAAATTGATGGATGATTTAACTCGGAGGCGGTATCAGTGAG
The genomic region above belongs to Osmerus eperlanus chromosome 11, fOsmEpe2.1, whole genome shotgun sequence and contains:
- the LOC134029212 gene encoding F-box only protein 40; the protein is MVKNRKTPAGQHRHCDKCYSIHCQVPVEISVSCVVIKCHLQCGAVFHLCKEEEHQLLCPNKNVPCLNAENGCPSSMQRHKLAKHLEVCPASVVSCSQQWNRWPVSETDTTFYRNVLTDPKSDGKLSLDVAIALRDQEQLFKSMKMKNIFPEFTNKVEEPALLDMATGGVSSENGDGNYFNIDQLTETGSNGEVNGFSQEERYALAKKKDVEGIENYSSWEGIFKKEMQGCNQTVKNLEKKPKSRKRDEKKEDCDATNCREEPGESPVSQENGATGVDLSRTGLAPWEDGVLERLGKEVNIAEYNMYLAHNGSMLINFGQLAACTPRERDFVYGNLEPIEVQTLHSFTVPTSYKPKRSHLIKNPSRKPKRAHQSVDTSDLGLSMEDLPKNDEVTATLLCSLEKEFRGHVISESVGTEGLYVDLGTQTYNFSSAPFKEDDSLADLVADRPQGLHVQIQSECVTRRHNRNSSAFNYMCGHTFRRDEYTSHFRNVHLDIQSCLNGWFEQHCPLAYLGCTFSQRRFHPVGHQATITYCPNLRTFALQAVFPSSLCEGGKTIRSERKHARNLDPLSSLPFEILRHIAGFLDSLTLSQLSQVSQRLREVCATLLVGRGMVSLKWEKKNYSHGGSYWKCKNKVWEFSCLFSRVDGWCLDSVPSMSEHLRVCTYYEKEEKREPVALSGMGEVKKRGEGLSLVNMFQEK